The Anomalospiza imberbis isolate Cuckoo-Finch-1a 21T00152 chromosome 8, ASM3175350v1, whole genome shotgun sequence DNA window AAATTCCCTATTTTTCTCACAGGCAAAAAAGACATCTGATAAAGAGTTACTACCAGCTGTTGACATTTGATTTCCAGATTCAATTTATACACAACCCCTGGGTAGCATCAAGCATTGTGAAGTCCTTCTAACCATGTGGAAGAGGTCATGAATTGAAAGGGGGATGGTGAGGAGCTCAGGGAATGAATACAAGTTACCAAGCATATGTGAAGTACATTCTGGCCTGCTGCCATCCCTATTACTGAAATCTCTTACTGATGTGTAGCATCTTGCCTCTCGTGACCTTGCTGATAGCTGGCAAGTGGAAATGAAGGCATGGGTGGATTACAACAGCATCTTGTTGATGCTAAGCCAGTACAGAACTAGATATGGTGGTAATGAGGGGGGAAATCAAATAATATTGGAGAGTAATAACAAAGCCAGCTTTAGGAAGTGCTGTTAGGGAGGAGAAAGACTAGAATAATAAAATGCTAGGTAGAGGGATTAGACATTTGCTCCTGAACTTGATGACTCTTGCTCCTCAAGCACATTTTTGGTGTGGGACAGGGCAGACCAGCAGAAAAATCACTGTGAAGATGGTCCAGATTTTGTTGTTCCTAACACCTGAGCATATGGTTAATCCTCTGTAGCTGGAATAGGGACACCCATCATTTCTGAACCTCACACATGCCTACCACTAACAGCCAGCACTCAGATACCCTTTGACCAAGACAACCAGGAAGCCcttaacaaataaaaaagtGTGGTGGGATACAAACTGAGGGGGGAAAATCTGAAGCTATATTGATCTGATCTCACAAGCAATTTTCAAGCAGTCTGTTTTCCTCCTGAATCCCCACCTCTGACCAAACTAGCAGTACTGTCAGGACAACACATTGCTCATTAAAAGCTAAGACATGTTCAGCTTGACCTTTATGATGCGTAGCTGAGTCTCTCACAGTGTTCCCAGTTTGGGCACTGATAAAATATCTCAGAACCCCAAACCTGAAATAAATTCTAGGAGAATGTATTTGACTCCAAAGGAAGTTATTTTGCTTAGTAGCCTTGTTAAGTGCATCAGGGGGGTGCAGGACCACAGAGAGAAGACTGCATGCTTCAAATCACACATACTGTATTAGCAAGATGACAGGGTAAAAGAAGAGACAGAAACGGCACAAAGGCAGGGGAAAGCAGAACAGTCACCACCGCACATGGGAGGGTTAAAAAGGTAGGTGGTTCTCTGGTAAACCAACCTGCAGGTATCCCCCGATGtggacacaggggacagagggggtaACTTTTCTGAGAGGGGGGAAGGGCAGTCAAGGTCACTGTCCTTCTCAACTGAACAGAGTGGTGCCCGTTGCTCTTTTGTTTTGAGTTTCACTGAGGTGCTGTCCTCAAAGACGTCATCGTCTCCCATATCATCAGAGCAGAAGTCTGTGCTTTCCACCAGCATGCTGGAGGATTTGTCAGCTTGGAAGTGACTGGAATAGCTCTCCAGTTCATGAAATTTATGCAGGCTGCTGATGCTGGAGGtgtgggagaaggaaaaaaggtaaCGCAACAGTTTTTTGCTCCTTGAGGAGTCATGGTCCACCTTGTCCTCCAGCAGGGGGATATGTACAGCGCTGTGGTTCTCTGCTCCTCCCGATGCACTTGAGTAGTTGGAAAGGGAAGGGATATAGGAGTGCTTAGAATTGCTAAAAGAAAGAGGCCTGAGATTCAGCGGTTTCCTCTCTTTAAGATGAAATTTGTTAATCCTTAAACACTGCTCTTGATTCAGGGTCAGTTTGCCTTCTGACCGTGTCCGCTCCACATAATCAAAGCACTCGCTGGTGCTCTGCGCCTTCTGGTCCACGTCATTGAGGGACTTGGAGAATTTCAGGGTGCGGGTGGGCTTTACATTCTTAGCAGACCTGAGTGCCTGGCCCCGATCCTGCCCACAGGAGTTTCTCTTTGCTGCATGTAACGTGTCCTGACAGATTACTGTCACAGTGACCCCTGGTGTCATAGGGCTCTGGCAGTGCGGATTTTTCAAGACAACAGCAGACTGCACTGGACTGTGACGACAACACTCAGAAAACACTGCACTGGAACTGCATGCAGAATAGTGGAATAAAAGCacataaagtaaaaaaaaaaaaaacaattaaaaaagaGAACATATATAATTAAAAGTGAAGAGATGAGAATTACAGCTAGTGTGGGAATGGCAAACATAGCAGGGCCAAACAGTCAGTAGGATTTAATAAAGCAGTGTTAGACAGAAGTCGAGTCAAACAAATGGCATGTTTCAACTGGGAACCCCACATCACTGACTTCCCCATAAACAtgctttttcagttttgtttttccttaatttGAACCTCGCCTGAGCCTCACTGTAGCCACGCAAATGGCACACTTTACCTGCAGATGTCCTGGTTGGATGGTGTAACAGAAGTCCGAGAGAAGCTATGAGGGGCAGAGACAGA harbors:
- the MARCHF8 gene encoding E3 ubiquitin-protein ligase MARCHF8 isoform X5 encodes the protein MLPLPESPGARPKKKRNSLKNRSHATRKSCTEDTHVHSCWKMKLQNEKALGHSVSRSSNISKAGSPTSVSAPHSFSRTSVTPSNQDICSSSAVFSECCRHSPVQSAVVLKNPHCQSPMTPGVTVTVICQDTLHAAKRNSCGQDRGQALRSAKNVKPTRTLKFSKSLNDVDQKAQSTSECFDYVERTRSEGKLTLNQEQCLRINKFHLKERKPLNLRPLSFSNSKHSYIPSLSNYSSASGGAENHSAVHIPLLEDKVDHDSSRSKKLLRYLFSFSHTSSISSLHKFHELESYSSHFQADKSSSMLVESTDFCSDDMGDDDVFEDSTSVKLKTKEQRAPLCSVEKDSDLDCPSPLSEKLPPLSPVSTSGDTCRICHCEGDDESPLITPCHCTGSLHFVHQACLQQWIKSSDTRCCELCKYEFIMETKLKPLRKWEKLQMTASERRKIMCSVTFHIIAITCVVWSLYVLIDRTAEEIKQGQTTGILEWPFWTKLVVVAIGFTGGLLFM
- the MARCHF8 gene encoding E3 ubiquitin-protein ligase MARCHF8 isoform X4, whose amino-acid sequence is MLPLPESPGARPKKKRNSLKNRSHATRKSCTEDTHVHSCWKMKLQNEKALGHSVSRSSNISKAGSPTSVSAPHSFSRTSVTPSNQDICSSSAVFSECCRHSPVQSAVVLKNPHCQSPMTPGVTVTVICQDTLHAAKRNSCGQDRGQALRSAKNVKPTRTLKFSKSLNDVDQKAQSTSECFDYVERTRSEGKLTLNQEQCLRINKFHLKERKPLNLRPLSFSNSKHSYIPSLSNYSSASGGAENHSAVHIPLLEDKVDHDSSRSKKLLRYLFSFSHTSSISSLHKFHELESYSSHFQADKSSSMLVESTDFCSDDMGDDDVFEDSTSVKLKTKEQRAPLCSVEKDSDLDCPSPLSEKLPPLSPVSTSGDTCRICHCEGDDESPLITPCHCTGSLHFVHQACLQQWIKSSDTRCCELCKYEFIMETKLKPLRKWEKLQMTASERRKIMCSVTFHIIAITCVVWSLYVLIDRTAEEIKQGQTTGILEWPFWTKLVVVAIGFTGGLLFMCFGFKYRNHGEKFLASAMQEVGREDSHWP
- the MARCHF8 gene encoding E3 ubiquitin-protein ligase MARCHF8 isoform X1, producing MLPLPESPGARPKKKRNSLKNRSHATRKSCTEDTHVHSCWKMKLQNEKALGHSVSRSSNISKAGSPTSVSAPHSFSRTSVTPSNQDICSSSAVFSECCRHSPVQSAVVLKNPHCQSPMTPGVTVTVICQDTLHAAKRNSCGQDRGQALRSAKNVKPTRTLKFSKSLNDVDQKAQSTSECFDYVERTRSEGKLTLNQEQCLRINKFHLKERKPLNLRPLSFSNSKHSYIPSLSNYSSASGGAENHSAVHIPLLEDKVDHDSSRSKKLLRYLFSFSHTSSISSLHKFHELESYSSHFQADKSSSMLVESTDFCSDDMGDDDVFEDSTSVKLKTKEQRAPLCSVEKDSDLDCPSPLSEKLPPLSPVSTSGDTCRICHCEGDDESPLITPCHCTGSLHFVHQACLQQWIKSSDTRCCELCKYEFIMETKLKPLRKWEKLQMTASERRKIMCSVTFHIIAITCVVWSLYVLIDRTAEEIKQGQTTGILEWPFWTKLVVVAIGFTGGLLFMYVQCKVYVQLWKRLKAYNRVIYVQNCPETSKKNIFEKPALMEPNFESKEMFGVHHSDTNSSHYTEPEDCAAEILHV
- the MARCHF8 gene encoding E3 ubiquitin-protein ligase MARCHF8 isoform X3, which codes for MNMPLHQISVIPAQDVTSSRVSRSKTKEKEEQAGSPTSVSAPHSFSRTSVTPSNQDICSSSAVFSECCRHSPVQSAVVLKNPHCQSPMTPGVTVTVICQDTLHAAKRNSCGQDRGQALRSAKNVKPTRTLKFSKSLNDVDQKAQSTSECFDYVERTRSEGKLTLNQEQCLRINKFHLKERKPLNLRPLSFSNSKHSYIPSLSNYSSASGGAENHSAVHIPLLEDKVDHDSSRSKKLLRYLFSFSHTSSISSLHKFHELESYSSHFQADKSSSMLVESTDFCSDDMGDDDVFEDSTSVKLKTKEQRAPLCSVEKDSDLDCPSPLSEKLPPLSPVSTSGDTCRICHCEGDDESPLITPCHCTGSLHFVHQACLQQWIKSSDTRCCELCKYEFIMETKLKPLRKWEKLQMTASERRKIMCSVTFHIIAITCVVWSLYVLIDRTAEEIKQGQTTGILEWPFWTKLVVVAIGFTGGLLFMYVQCKVYVQLWKRLKAYNRVIYVQNCPETSKKNIFEKPALMEPNFESKEMFGVHHSDTNSSHYTEPEDCAAEILHV
- the MARCHF8 gene encoding E3 ubiquitin-protein ligase MARCHF8 isoform X2; protein product: MNMPLHQISVIPAQDVTSSRVSRSKTKEKEEQNEKALGHSVSRSSNISKAGSPTSVSAPHSFSRTSVTPSNQDICSSSAVFSECCRHSPVQSAVVLKNPHCQSPMTPGVTVTVICQDTLHAAKRNSCGQDRGQALRSAKNVKPTRTLKFSKSLNDVDQKAQSTSECFDYVERTRSEGKLTLNQEQCLRINKFHLKERKPLNLRPLSFSNSKHSYIPSLSNYSSASGGAENHSAVHIPLLEDKVDHDSSRSKKLLRYLFSFSHTSSISSLHKFHELESYSSHFQADKSSSMLVESTDFCSDDMGDDDVFEDSTSVKLKTKEQRAPLCSVEKDSDLDCPSPLSEKLPPLSPVSTSGDTCRICHCEGDDESPLITPCHCTGSLHFVHQACLQQWIKSSDTRCCELCKYEFIMETKLKPLRKWEKLQMTASERRKIMCSVTFHIIAITCVVWSLYVLIDRTAEEIKQGQTTGILEWPFWTKLVVVAIGFTGGLLFMYVQCKVYVQLWKRLKAYNRVIYVQNCPETSKKNIFEKPALMEPNFESKEMFGVHHSDTNSSHYTEPEDCAAEILHV